The Elgaria multicarinata webbii isolate HBS135686 ecotype San Diego chromosome 11, rElgMul1.1.pri, whole genome shotgun sequence genome segment gggatcgtctGAACACCCTGGGAGATGTGGGTGGCCATTCCAGCTTTGTCCcgcctcctcacgagtaaacacgaggaggcaggaaccgggcacagagctctttgggCGCTCCATACCTATtggagtgggtgggaggcaggtTCAGGTTTtccacccccccttaccttttcattggagcacacatgcactcctctctcattttttttaaaaaatggccgctgCGACATCCTTCCCGGCTGTTACGCAGCTGTctggaaacccagagaggatcacagaagccggtaagtccactatcctccccctacacccttgtggtataGACAAgcctgtatttttaaattgttggttgtttttatgctcttcatggttgtaatttttgtaaaccgcccagagagcttcggctattgggcagtataaaaatgtaataaagaaataaataagaaagcagtatctggaatgtggattgtgccccaacagttatcagtgcacttcagtactgcttaaacgcagtagtgtagatctagccctcgTTTTATTTGATCTATGAGAAAACCAGTGTGTGTACCATGCATCACCAATACTttcaagtaagttccattgtatgGACAGGATAGGAGAGGGTCTTATGATAAAATTTGTGACCCATCAAGCTGAAAATACCCCACCAGTGATACGGTGTGGCCCGTCACATCTTTGGCAACCCCACGCCTTGTGCAGGCAACAAACACAGGAGATTAATCAAACACTAATGCTTCAAAGTGTTTTCTTTGACCTCAAACTCACCCCCCTATCAaaaagagccaccagcctacagcTGCGGACTGAGTTGAATTTTTTGACACATGTTTCATTGACAACAAATACCTGACTTCCAAATCATGGACTGGATGCAGATGTAGTCATGCTCAGAGTAACCCAATTGACAACCTAGGGAGAAGTTAGTAATGAGTaatgcaagtcccactgatttcaatggaactattctaaggctctttctacacctaagggttatcccaggaaaatggaggggtcatccctgcctgcttccgggatcccctgtgtgtcatttggatacacagggatgatcccaggacgatcctggggaaaaaggaagGTGCAGAAATTGCCTAAGAATGCTTAAGTCTTGTTCTACCCCAATTTCTTTGGAGTTCAGATGCCATCTCTCTCATGGAGCATCCATCCCACAAATGCATTAATTAACTCAGTATCTGTGATTCTGTTTGTTTCCAAATGTCCTGAACTCCTAAATTAACACTTTTCAGACCACATGGTCATGTCCACTGACAGGTTTATGCTAatgtattgtttattttttatttagattttaaaacCATACTTTATCCACAGGACCCCAAGATGAtgtacacaacattaaaaacagacaactccaatataaaaaaaaaaccattctgaAAAACATGTAAGACAAGACCAACCAAACCTCTGTTCATGCAGCTGAAATTCTGACCATAGCATCAGGGGTGTGAAACCTCTGGCCCAGGAGACAAATCTGGACTACCTGGTCTCAATAGCTCCCAGATAGCCATGTGACCTTCCCTTGACCACACCTCTTTCCCTTAATTGCCAAtaatttggtgatttcctggctttttgtgtttttgtggGAGACTATTAGGACTCCTGGAGGGAAGATAAAGTGGGTAAAGGACACAATATGTCATGACTGTGAAACAAGGAATTCCTCAAACCAGTTTGAACTGATCAGACTATTCATTGTCTCCAAGGTCTCCAGTTTAACAGATTCTTCTACAACTTGATGTCTTACCTCATTGTTTTACCTTTGTATTTTCCCCAGTACCCATCCATGTGTGATAATCTTCCAGCTATTTATCATGTCCACACAGTAAAGGTGGGTGAgtaattcatttcagtttagttTCAACCAGAATTTATCTATTTACACCTCTCAAACCTTGACCCAGAcctgaacacaatctgtggtctgaaggctgcacatttctgagcttaaAATGCACCAAAATGTTTTTGCACACACATTTGATTTATGTGCATACTAAGAAAGAGGCATACATGTCTAAAATGTGCATAAACACACTTAAACCAATGCGTACAATCACTCTCAGaaaaatgcgtacatttcaaaacaaatgtGAACAAACCTGAGAGAAAAGTGCATGGTTGTGAGTAcgattgatgtgtacatttgtgaagtttggaaaatgtgcatgaacatATGCACACATTTCATGCAAAAAGACTCCCACCCTACCCACAAAACTGATAGACACACAAGAAGGAATGAGATTCAGGATGGACATCACAGAAGTTCTTCAATGAGCTCCTGTTTGCTGGCTCACACAATCCTACCACACAAGTTCTGTTGTCCACCTTTGACTAGTCTGCTTGAGCTAGCATCGCAGGACCAGATCTTAAGATATCGGTATTTGTTGGCATTCAGAGCGAGTTTATCATCCAAACAGATTTGAAAACAAACCATTTATTCTTCTGTATTTGTTATTTAATTCACACATGGCAACAGTTTATAACTGATATTCATTCCAGGGAACAAATCCAGTGTTACTGGGAAGCAAAAGAAGACAGTCAATCATGTAGTGAAtcgttaaaccatggaattcacttccccaagatgtagtgatggccatgagTTTGtcaggctttaaaagggggttggacagatttatggaagagaaggctatccatggcgactagtcgtgatggctagatgccacctccagaatcagaggcagtgtgcttattatacaccagttgccagggaacatggctgggagggtgctgttgcagtcatgtgtTGCTTGTGTGTTTCTTGTGAgcaactggttggtcactgtgtgaacagaatgatggtctagatagacccttggtgcatccagcatgggtcttcttatgttcttaatctctAAGTACCATTTCAGCAATCATATGCATGGCCTCCCATTACAGTTAATGTATATTATTCATCTTCATGCTGATGTCAATtgaacccccaaaggggtcccgacccacaggttgagaaccgctggtctagatagacccttggtgcatccagcatgggtcttcttatgttcttaatctctAAGTACCACTTCAGCAATCATATGCATGGCCTCCCGTTACAGTTAATGTATATTATTCATCTTCATGCTGATGTCAATTGAACCCCCAATCATCTTGAATTCTTCCAAAGCCCAACACACTGTCTAAACACAGCTCTTAGGGCATCCTGAACCTGTTTGTTCCTCAAGCAGTATATGAATGGGATCAGAAGAGGGGCAACAACAGTGTTAAGAACAGCCACCACCTTACTGAAGTCTAATTCATTGGTGCCTTTGGGTTTTATGTACATGAAAATACAACTGCCATAAATGATGGAAACAACAGTGATATGGGAAGCACAAGTGGAGAAGGCCTTCTGCCTCCCTGTAGTTGATGGGATGCGCAAGATAGTGGAAATAATTTTGACATAGGACACTAAGTTTACAGCCAGGGTCCCAAGGAGTGAGAGTATAGCAATGAGGGAATCAATGAGTTCCAACAGACTTGTGTCAACACATGCAAGTTTGATCAGTGGTCCATTGTCACAGAAAAAGTGATTGATGATGTTTGGACCACAAAACGGGATATGAAACAATGCAACTGCTGGACCTGTAATTAGTAATAATCCTCCAATCCAAGAGCAAAACGCCATCAATGAGCACATTTGACCTTTCATTATGGTTGGATAGTGTAGAGGGTTGCAGATGGCCACATATCTGTCGATCGACATGGCTGCCAGAAGAAAGAATCCTATGGTTCCCAGGACAAAATACAAATAGACCTGCAGGAAGCAACCAGGTAAAGAGATGGTCTTATGGCCAGTGGCCATGTTGACCAGCGCTTTTGGGATGGTGGCACTGGTATACCCAATCTCAACAAACGCAACATGTCGAAGGAAGAAATACATCGGGGTGTGGAGCTGATGATTCACCAGTGTGATTATAATAATCAGCAGATTTCCTACGATTGTCAAAAGATATATGCTTAACAATAGGAGACCAAGCAAGATTTCAAGTTGATGGTTGTCGGTAAAGCCCAAGAGTATGAATTCCCTCACTACAGTGCTATTTCTCATTTTAGCTCATCCCTAAAAGTAAAATGAAGAGAAATGATTAATTAGGATTGCATTAGTTAATTCCAGAGAAGTAAAAATGGCACAACTTTGATTCTCTGCAATCCAGTCAAAATGATAATTACTGATATAATTAAGAACTTGAGGAAGAACAGCCACATTCATTACCAATGTTGCTTTAGGCCAAATCCAACATCAACCAAGGGATGTGAGGAACCTCTCGGAGAAATTCCAAATGAAACTCATAGAATCGTTGAAATTTGGAGTAGGAAGGTACCCTGGAAGTCATCTGGTAGAATCATCTACTCAATGCAGGGCCTTCAATGTAGGGTGCAattgcagcatccctgacagatggctatcctcgggctcatctacaccaagcaggatattccactatgaaagtggtatgaaagcagtatataaaaggcagaagccacactactgctttatagtggtatggatgtgcactgcaggatctacactactgctttatggtggtgctgaagtgcactgacaactgttggggcccatgcaggatatagcactatgaaagtggtatgaaagtggtatatggtatgtgtcaaatgggccccaacagtcatgagtgcacttcaataccactataaagcaatagtgtggttcctgccttttatataccactttcataccacattcatagtggaatatcctgcttggtgtagatgagccccatatcTACTCCTTTGGGTTCTCTCAAAAATCCTTAGATGTTTTGCCAAAAAGTACTCCTGAATTTTGCTTACACATCTGTTTCGGAGTCTGCTCTAGTCTAttctgttctgactttatactgttagttttaccctacccagtgcctgtttgcattctcttcccctccttattgttttattatgattttattagaatgtaagcctatgcggcagggtcttgctatttactgttttactctgtacagcaccatgtacattgatggtgctatataaaataataataataataataataataataataataataatattctcctCTACTCTAACTACAGCTAGTTATTAATTAATCTTTCTTCTACATATATTAGGTAATGACTAGAGCCACTAATCTTGTATTTAAGACCAATAGTGTGCTTGGTATTATGGCCCAAGCACTGTCGAATGTGCGTGCGGTGATGTACAAAAGATGAGAAAAGGGTTGAAGGCATGTCAAACATTAGCAGTGCATGACCCTGAGCAGAGCTAAAACGAATGAACCTGGGGGGAAAATAGCTTCCTGAGTTTTTCATCCTAGTTGTGGGTGGTGAACTTGGAGGGAGCATTTCAATGATTTTCACCAGGGAGAGGAGACAGTTCCCAACCATTTATTGGGGGCAGTTCCaccagagtgaccatatgaaaatgaggacagggctccagtatcttggACAGAATGGTGGTCACCAAAAATAAATGGCAGATGATACAGTGAGAATATTTGGCAAAGTTTGGTGAGAAAACTGTATTTCCCAAACATTTCCTTGCAAAAgtctcttctgagaaattttgcctCAGCTCTAAATTTTGTATTCAGTAACATTTCAAAATTCTGATTGGCTCATCAAAATACCAAAGCTTTTCGAAACTCAAATTGGAGAGATCTTTTACAGAAAAATAAGTAAATCTGAGTCCTAAAGAAATCCAGTGTTAAGCATGGACCTCCGTAACATTCTAAACAACAATGTACTTGTTTCTACAGCGTTTTCTCCTATTTGCAGCCTTCAATGTGGATCTTttggtaaaacaacaataacaatgttgAGTTTGCTTATTTATCTCCCATGTATCTTCTAGTTTTGCCTTCACAAGGCATCTGTTCTTATGCCAAAGACACAGTGGGAATTTTGCTTTGTGCCACTCGGAattttgtatttacatttttcttttttaatcttgccTCTTCACGATGAAACTCATACAGAAAATAAGAATAAAAgccacaaataaaattaaaacagaaccaGCAGTAGCAACAgtgaggaaaaaaacaaacacgTGATGTCCTCCACCAAATGCTGTGGGCTATGTGTTCACCTAGTACCTATACAATAGACAATACCTGCAAATATCTTTTGTTTCACAGTtggggtgctaccacagagaaagTCCTGTTGCCAGTTGCCATTCAGCTGAGCTCTAAATGTGGAAACAATTTGAGGAGAGTCTCAGAACATGATGTTGTGGAATGGAAATATAACATTCATGTAGGATAAGGCAGTCTGCTTCCAGGCCATTCAGAGTTATAGATCCAAAGCAAGCATTTTTGAATTCTACCCATAAATACATAGGGAAGATAATGTTGATATGTTGACACCTGCAGTATTTGTTTGCCCACCCTCAGCTATATGATCACTGgattgcatctcattatttttttaTCCTGCATTTTCCTTGATTTGATTTTGCTCCCAGAGCATCAGACTGCAGCAGCCCAAACGAGTTATCCCTACTTCAGCAGCTGTGCGGGGTAGAGAACAGCTAAGGGGAGAATCCAGGCACAAAGGAAATGGAAAAgcactttcttttttcctccctctccattcTGAAAATAACACCAAGGCAAACAGATGGAGTGCTGAAGATGGGgagaaaccccccaccccaaataaatgtCTATGTATGAGGAAGGGGCTTACAGATAAGGAGCTGCCTCCtgtctggggtgggtggctgccaCGGCAGCAGAAGGTTGCAATGGGGAGAGAGAGCCTTAGTCCTAGGAGACTTGTGAGATCCAATACTGCCTGTTATTACCTTTATGTatagctattttattttattttttaaaaacatcaccaacacagacatcacatataatacatacaaacaaaggtatataTGAAACAACTATActtacattaaaaacatttaaggtaAAGGTTGAAGTACATTTTTTAGCCTTCTTCCTGCCAAAAATGccaactaatttcttaattaccatttatatgccaatcaaattcagttctttGTTATGATttatctgagggctcatctacaccaagcaggatatttctctatgaaagtggaatataaaatgcaggagac includes the following:
- the LOC134405868 gene encoding olfactory receptor 6E1-like, producing MRNSTVVREFILLGFTDNHQLEILLGLLLLSIYLLTIVGNLLIIIITLVNHQLHTPMYFFLRHVAFVEIGYTSATIPKALVNMATGHKTISLPGCFLQVYLYFVLGTIGFFLLAAMSIDRYVAICNPLHYPTIMKGQMCSLMAFCSWIGGLLLITGPAVALFHIPFCGPNIINHFFCDNGPLIKLACVDTSLLELIDSLIAILSLLGTLAVNLVSYVKIISTILRIPSTTGRQKAFSTCASHITVVSIIYGSCIFMYIKPKGTNELDFSKVVAVLNTVVAPLLIPFIYCLRNKQVQDALRAVFRQCVGLWKNSR